GCGGCCGCTGGCGCGCCAGCGCGGCGGGCGGCTCTGGTGCATGTTCGGTTGCGGCGGCGATCGCGACACCGCCAAGCGGCCGATGATGGCCGCGGTGGCCGAGAAGCAGGCCGATCGCGTGGTGCTGACCAGCGACAATCCGCGCAGCGAGAAGCCCAACGCGATCATCAGCCAGATCCTGCTCGGACTGGCGCGCCCCGAGGCGGCCCAGGTCGAGCCCGACCGCGCCGAAGCGATCCGCCAGACCCTGGCCCAGGCCGCGCCCGACGACGTGGTGCTGCTGGCCGGCCGCGGCCACGAAGCCTGGCAGGAGATCGCGGGCGAGCGCATCGCGTTCTCCGACCGGGCGCATGCCATCGATGCATTGACGCAAGCAAGGAGCGCAGGATGAGCGCGCCGCAGGAAGACGCACCGATGATGACGCTAGCCAAGGCACTCGCCTGGCTTCCCGGCGCGCGCCTGGTCGGCGACCCGGAAGTGGCCGTCTCGCGCGTGCACACCGACACCCGCACGCTCGCGGCCGGCGACCTGTTCGTCGCGCTGAAGGGCGAGCGCTTCGACGCCAACGACTTCCTGGCCGATGCGCGCGCGCGCGGCGCGGCCGCGGCCATCGCTCACCGCGGGCTGGAGGCGGCCGGGCTGCCCGGGCTCGAAGTGCCTGATACCCTGGCCGCGCTTGGCGCCCTGGCCGCGGGCTGGCGGGCCCAGTTCGATCTGCCGCTCGTTGCGGTCACCGGCAGCAACGGCAAGACGACTGTCACGCAGATGATCGCGTCGATCCTGCGGGCCGCCGGCGTGGACCGGGCGCTGGCCACCATCGGCAACCTCAACAACGAGATCGGCCTGCCGCTGACGCTGCTGCGCCTGCGCGAGCGGCACCAGCTGGCAGTGGTCGAACTGGGCATGAACCATCCGGGCGAGATCGCCCGGCTGGCGGCGATCGCGCGTCCCACCATCGGGCTGGTCAACAACGCGCAGCGCGAGCACCAGGAGTTCATGGCCACGGTCGAGGCGGTCGCGCGCGAGAACGGCGCGGTGTTCGCCGCGCTGCCGGACAACGGCACCGCCGTCTTCCCCTACGGCGACACCTTCACCCCGCTGTGGAACGAAATGGCGCACGAGGGCGCGCCGCGGCGCTGCCTGAGCTTCGGCGAGCAGGCCAACGCGGACATCGCGCTCGGCCGTGCCGAGTGGAAGCATGGCGCATGGCAGTTCGAGGCACGCACGCCGCTCGGCGAGATCTGCACCACCCTGCGCATCGCCGGGCGACACAACGTGGTGAACGCGCTGGCGGCCATCGCCTGCTCGCTGGCCTGCGGGGTGTCGGTCGACAAGATCGCCGAAGGCCTCGCCGCCTTCGAGCCGGTCAAGGGGCGCTCGCGAGCGAGCGAGTTGCTGCTGGCCGACGGCCGGGCGATCACCGTGGTCGACGACAGCTACAACGCCAACCCCGATTCCGTGCGCGCCGCGGTCGACGTGCTCAGCGGCTTGCCGGGCCCGCGCCTGCTGGTGCTGGGCGACATGGGCGAGGTCGGCGACCGCGGCCCGCAGTTCCATACCGAGGTCGGAGCCTGGGCGGCCGAGCGCGGCATCGAGTCGCTGTTCGCACTGGGTGAGGCATCGATCCACGCCACCACGGCCTATACGCGCGCCGGCGGCAGCGAGGCGCGCCACTTCGACGACATCGACACGCTCAATGCCGCCGTGCTGGCGCAGCTGCCGCGCATCGCGAGCGTGCTGGTGAAGGGCTCGCGCTTCATGCGGATGGAGCGCGTGGTCCAGGCCCTTGCCTGCGCCTCAGGACAACAAGACAACAAGGAGGGCCGGCCATGATCCATGCGCCGCGCACGTTCGCAACATGCTGATGAGTCTCGCCCAATGGCTGCAGACGATCTCGCCGGATCTTGGTTTCCTGCGCGTCTTCCAATACCTCACCTTCCGCGCGCTGATGGCGGCGCTGAGCGCGCTGCTGCTCGGCCTCGGGGCCGGGCCCTACGTGATCCGCCGCCTGGCCGCGCTCAAGATCGGCCAGCCGGTGCGCGGCTACGCGATGGAAACGCACCTGAGCAAGAGCGGCACGCCAACCATGGGCGGCGTGCTGGTGCTGGTCTCGATCGCCTTCGCGACCTTGCTGTGGTTCGATCTCTCCAACCGCTTCGTCTGGATCGTGCTGTGGGTCACATTGGGCTTCGGCGCCATCGGCTGGGTCGATGACTGGCGCAAGGTGGTGCGCAAGGACCCCGAGGGCATGCGCTCGCGCGAGAAGTACTTCTGGCAGTCGGTGGTCGGCCTGGTCGCCGCCTTCTACCTGCTCTTCAGCATCTCGGAGAGCTCCAACTGGCGCGTGCTCGAGCTGTTCTACGCCTGGGTGGGCTCGGGCTTCGACCTGGACTTCCCGCCCAAGATCAACCTGCTGGTGCCCTTCTTCAAGGAAGTGAGTTATCCGCTCGGCGGCATCGGCTTCGTGATCCTGACCTACCTGGTGATCGTGGGCGCCAGCAACGCGGTCAACCTGACCGACGGCCTCGACGGCCTGGCGATCATGCCGGTAGTGATGGTCGGCTCCGCCCTGGGCGTCTTCGCCTACGTGACCGGCAGCGCGGTCTATTCGCGCTACCTGCTGTTCCCGCACATCCCGGGCTCGGGCGAACTGCTGGTGTTCTGCTCCGCCATGGCCGGCGCCGGCCTGGCCTTCCTCTGGTTCAACACCCACCCGGCGCAGGTCTTCATGGGCGACGTGGGCGCGCTCGCGCTGGGCGGCGCGCTGGGCACCATCGCGGTCATCGTGCGCCAGGAGATCGTGTTCTTCGTCATGGGCGGCATCTTCGTGGTCGAGGCGATCTCGGTGATGGCGCAGGTGGCCTACTTCAAGTACACCAAGAAGCGCTTCGGCGAAGGGCGCCGCGTGCTCAAGATGGCGCCGCTGCACCACCACTTCGAGAAGAGCGGCTGGCGCGAGACGCAGGTCGTGGTGCGCTTCTGGATCATCACCATGCTGCTGTGCCTGGTGGGCCTGTCGACCTTGAAGCTGAGGTGACGTCGATGCGCCATCTTCAAGACCAACACGTGCTGATCCTGGGGCTGGGCGCCTCGGGCCTGGCAATGGCGCGCTGGTGCGCGCGCAACGGAGCGAAGCTCACGGTGGCTGACACCCGCGAGGCGCCGCCGCAGTTGGAAGCGCTGCGTACCGAGCTGCCCGATGCGGTTTTCATCGGCGGGCCCTTCTCGGCCGCGCTGATCGAAGGCACCGCGGTGCGCGCGGTGTACCGCTCGCCGGGCCTGTCGCCGGCCACGGTCGCGGCGGTGGTCGATGCGGCCAAGGCAGTCGGCTTGCCGGTCGGCGGCGAGCTGGACCTGTTTGCGCACGCGTTGGCGGACCTGCGGGTGGCCGAGCGCGTGGAGGAGCCAGCGCGGCCGGCCGAGCCGGAGGCGGAGTCGGCGCAGGAGCCGCTGCAGCCCGCCGATGCGCCGGAATCACCGGAGCTGCTGCCGGCGGAGGAAACCCCGGCTGCCAACGAGCCGCAGCTTGCGGCCGAGCCCCAGTCCGAGTCGGCGCCCGTGGAAGACGACGACGATGCCGAGGCCGCCGCGCCCGTGCCCATCCCCGTTCCGCCAGCGCCCAAGGGCTACGCGCCCGCGGTGCTCGCCGTGACCGGCACCAACGGCAAGACCACCGTCACCGCGCTTACCGGCCAGTTGGTCGCACGCGCCGGCAAGACGGTGGCCGTGGCCGGCAACATCGGCCCCACGCTGCTGGACACGCTCGCTGCGCACATCGATGCCGGTACGTTGCCCGACGTGTGGGTGCTCGAACTCTCGAGCTTCCAACTCGACGGCGTGCAGGGCTTCGAGCCGACCGCAGCCACCGTGCTCAACATCACGCAGGATCACCTCGACTGGCACGGCGACATGGCGGCCTATGTCGCTGCCAAGGCGCGCATCTTCGGCACGAAAAGCATCATGGTGCTCAACCGCGAAGACGATGCGGTGATGGCGATGAGCGGGGCCGGACCGTCCCAAGCCGCGAAGGCCCCCTCGGGGGGCAGCGACGACGCGTCGGCGCGCAGCGTGGGGGCCAGGCGTCCGGCCCCGGTCAAGCTGGCCAAGGGCCAGGCGCCCCGTTCGGTCGTGACCTTCGGTGCCGCCATGCCCCTGCGTCCCGGCGACTACGGCATCGAGCGCGTCCACGGCATGGCCTGGCTGGTGCGCGCCCTGGAAGCCGACGAGACGCAGAAGCGCAAGCGCGGCGCCGCGGTCGAGGAAGAAGAGATCCACATCCAGCGCCTGATCCCGGCCGATGCATTGCGCATCCGCGGCCGGCACAACGCGCTCAATGCCCTGGCGGCACTCGCGCTCGCCACCGCTGCGGGCTGCCAGCTCGGGCCCATGCTCTACGGCCTGCGCGAGTACCGCGGCGAGCCGCACCGCGTGGAGCCGGTCGCCATCGTGGACGAGGTCGAGTACTTCGACGACAGCAAGGGCACGAATGTCGGTGCTACCGTGGCGGCCCTGGGCGGCCTCGGCGAGGAGCGCCGCGTGGTGGTGATCCTCGGCGGCGAGGGCAAGGGCCAGGACTTCGCGCCGCTGGCCGCGCCGGTGCGGCAGCATGCACGCGCGGTGGTGCTGATCGGCCGCGACGCGCCGCTGATCGAGGCGGCGCTCGCCTCCACCGGCGTGCCGCTCCTGCACGCCGCCTCGATGGAAGAGGCGGTGAAGGCCGCGGCCGGCCGCGCGCATCCCGGCGATGCAGTGCTGCTGTCGCCGGCCTGCGCCAGCTTCGACATGTTCAAGGACTACGCGCACCGCGCCGCGGTGTTCTGCGAGGCCGTGCAGGACTGGGCCGAGTCGCCGCGCGGCGTCGATGCGGGTCTGCCGGACGGAGACGGTGCATGAGTTCGACCACCGCCGCCGCGACGCCCAACAAGAGCCCCCGTTTCTGGGAGGGCTGGTTCAGCCGTGCCAAGAGCGGCATGGACGCCTTGCCCATGCACCTGCCGGTGCGCCTGGGCAGCGCCGGCATGACGCAGACCAAGGCCGCGCCGGTGCGCGTGCTGGGCTTCGACCAGGCGCTGGCCTGGGTCACGGTCGCGCTTCTGGCCTGGGGGCTGGTGATGGTCTATTCGGCCTCCATCGCACTGCCCGACAACCCGCGCTTTGCGCGCGCCGGCTACGGGGCGAGCTACTTCCTCACACGGCACATCGCCTCGATCGTGATCGCCTTCGTGGCGGCGCTGCTGGCCTTCCAGGTGCCGATGCGCACCTGGGAGCGCGGCGCGCCGTGGCTCTTCGTCGCCTCGCTGCTGCTGCTGATCGCGGTGTTAATCCCGCACGTCGGCATCAGCGTCAACGGTGCGCGCCGCTGGCTGCCGATGGGCTTCATGCGCTTCCAGCCTTCTGAACTGGCCAAGCTCGCGATGATCCTCTATGCCGCCAGCTACATGGTGCGCAAGATGGAGATCAAGGAGCGCTTCTTCCGCGCCGTGCTGCCCATGGGCGTGGCGGTGGTGGTGGTCGGCATGCTGGTGATGGCCGAGCCCGACATGGGCGCCTTCATGGTGATCGCGGTGATCGCGATGGGCATCCTGTTCCTGGGCGGCGTCAACGCACGCATGTTCTTCCTGATCGCGGCGCTGGTGGTGGCGGCCTTCGCCACCATCGTGGCTTCCAGCCCGTGGCGGCGCGAGCGCATCTTTGCCTACCTCGACCCGTGGAGCGAGGAGCATGCGCTGGGCAAGGGCTACCAGCTTTCGCATTCGCTGATCGCCATCGGCCGCGGCGAGATCTTCGGCGTCGGCCTGGGCGGCAGCGTCGAGAAGCTGCACTGGCTGCCCGAGGCGCACACCGATTTCCTGATGGCGGTGATCGGGGAGGAGTTCGGCCTGGTCGGCGTGCTGCTGGCCATCGGCCTGTTCCTCTGGCTCACCCGCCGCATCATGCACATCGGCCGCCAGGCCATCGCGCTCGACCGCGTGTTCGCCGGCCTGGTGGCGCAGGGCGTAGGCATCTGGATCGGTTTCCAGGCCTTCATCAACATGGGCGTGAACCTGGGCGCGCTGCCGACCAAGGGGCTGACGCTCCCATTCATGAGCTTCGGCGGTTCGGCGATCCTGATGAACGTGGTGGCGATGGCCTTCGTGCTGCGCATCGACTACGAGAACCGCGTGTTGATGCGGGGAGGCCGCGTATGAGCCGCACGGCCGCTCCGAAGGCGAATAGCACCGCAGCGCATGGCGCGGAGGTTGCCGTATGAGCCGCACGGCGCTCGTCATGGCAGGCGGCACGGGAGGCCACATCTTCCCCGGCCTGGCCGTGGCCGAGGCCCTGCGCGAGCGCGGCTGGCGCGTGCACTGGCTCGGCGCCCCGGGCAGCATGGAAGAAAAGCTGGTGCCGCCGCGCGGCTTCGCCTTCGAGCCCGTGCAGTTCGGCGGCGTGCGCGGCAAGGGGCCGATCACCCTGGCCTTGCTGCCCATGCGACTGCTTCGCGCCTTCTGGCAAAGCCTGGCCGTGGTGCGCCGCGTGCGGCCCGACGTGGTGCTGGGCCTGGGCGGCTACATCACCTTCCCGGGCGGCATGATGAGCGTGCTGCTCAACAAGCCGCTGGTGCTGCACGAGCAGAACTCGGTGGCCGGGCTCGCCAACAAGATCCTGGCTGGCGTGGCCGACCGCGTCTTCACCGCCTTCCCTGACGTGATGAGGAAGGCGCAATGGATCGGCAATCCGCTGCGCGCGGCCTTCCTTTCGCAGCCCGACCCGGCCACGCGCTTCGCCGGCCGCAACGGACCGCTCAAGTTGCTGGTGGTGGGCGGCAGCCTGGGCGCGAAGGCGCTCAACGCCGTGGTGCCGACGGCGCTGGCCCGCATCGCGCCGGAGCATCGCCCGACGGTCACGCACCAGAGCGGCGCCAGGCAGATCGACGAGCTGCGCGCCAACTACGCCGCCGCCGGCGTCGAGGGCGAGCTCACCCCCTTCATCGAAGACACAGCGCGCGCCTATGCCGATGCCGACCTGATCGTCGCGCGCGCCGGCGCGAGCACCGTCACCGAGATCGCGGCCGTCGGCGCGGCTGCGCTGTTCGTGCCTTTCCCTTCCGCCGTGGACGACCACCAGACCACCAACGCCCGCTTCCTGGTCGACGCGGGCGGGGGCTGGCTCGTTCAGCAAACCGAATTGACTCCCGAATTGCTCGCCGATTTGCTACAGAAGACCGGGCGCCCCGCGCTCATGGAACGCGCCGTGAAGGCCAAGGCGATGCAGAAGACCGAGGCCGTCGAGGTCATGGTGCGCGCCTGCGAGGAGCTTGCGAAATGACGCCCACCCCCGTTGCTTGCTCACTTCGTGTAGCCGCCTCCCCCCTCAAGGGGGCGACACCAGCGGCCCGGCAAAGCCGGTTCCGCGGTGTCTCCCGAACGGGCTTCGCCTTGCTCGCCGCTCGCAAGAACGGAGGTCGCGTATGAAGCATGCCATCCGTCATATCCATTTTGTCGGCGTGGGCGGCTCCGGCATGAGCGGCATCGCCGAGGTGCTGCTCAACCTGGGCTACAAGATCACGGGTTCGGACCTGGCCGACAGCGTCACGCTCAAGCGCCTCGGTGGCCTGGGCATCGGCACCTTCGTGGGCCACGACGCGGCCAACATCGCCGGCGCCGATGCGGTCGTCACCTCCACCGCCGTGCATGCCGGGAACCCCGAGGTGGTGGCCGCGCGCGAGAAGCGCATCCCGGTGGTGCCGCGCGCGCTGATGCTGGCCGAGCTGATGCGCCTCAAGCAGGGCATCGCCATCGCCGGCACGCACGGCAAGACCACCACCACGAGCCTCGTGGCCAGCGTGCTCGCCGCCGCCGGGCTGGACCCCACCTTCGTGATCGGCGGCCGCCTCAACAGCGCCGGCGCCAATGCGCAGCTGGGCAGCGGCGACTACATCGTGGTGGAGGCCGACGAGTCGGACGCCTCCTTCCTCAACCTGCTGCCGATCATGGCGGTGGTGACGAACATCGACGCCGACCACATGGAGACCTACGGGCACGACTTCGCGAAGCTCAAGAAGGCCTTCGTCGACTTCCTGCACCGCATGCCCTTCTACGGCGTGGCGATCCTGTGCACCGACGACCCGGCGGTGCGCGACATCGTGACCGAGGTCTCCTGCCCGGTCACCAGCTACGGCTTCGGCGAGGACGCGCAGGTGCGCGCCATCAACGTGCGCGCGGTCGGCCAGCAGATGCACTTCACCGCGCAGCGGCGCAACGGTGTCACGCTGCCCGACCTGGACATCGTGCTCAACCTGCCCGGCGAGCACAACGTGCGCAACGCGCTGGCGGTGATCGCAGTGGCGGTCGAACTCAGCGTGCCCGACGAGGCGGTGCAGCGCGGCCTGGCCGACTTCAAGGGCGTGGGCCGGCGCTTCCAGCGCTATGGCGACGTCAAGCTGCGCGGCGCCCAGGGCCTGGGCAGCTTCACGCTGATCGACGACTACGGCCATCACCCGGTCGAGATGGCGGCCACCATTGCCGCCGCGCGCGGCGCCTTCCCGGGCCGGCGCCTGGTGCTGGCCTTCCAGCCGCACCGCTACACCCGCACGCGCGACTGCTTCGAGGACTTCGTCAAGGTCATCGGCGGCGCGGATGCGGTACTGCTGGGCGAGGTCTATGCCGCCGGCGAGCCGCCCATCGTGGCGGCAGACGGCCGCTCGCTGGCGCGCGCCCTGCGCGTGGCGGGCAAGGTCGAGCCGGTGTTCGTCGACGACATCGCGGCCATGCCGCAGGCCATCCTGGACAACGCGCGCGACGGCGATGTCGTCATCTGCATGGGCGCGGGCTCCATCGGCGCCGTGCCGGGCAGGGTGGTCGAGCAGGGCGGCGCGGCGTCTTCTTCCATCACATCCGAGCGCACGTCCGAACACGCCATGCGCGAAGGGAGGTCCCTGTGAATCCGCAAGACTTCGGCAAGGTCGCGGTGCTGTTCGGCGGCACCTCGGCAGAGCGCGAGATTTCCATCATGTCGGGCACCGGCGTGCTCGAGGCGCTGCGTTCGCGTGGCGTCGACGCGCACGCCTTCGACCCGGCCGTGCGCGAGCTGGTCGAACTCAAGCACGAGGGCTTCGCGCGCTGCTTCGTGGTGCTGCATGGCCGCCACGGCGAGGACGGCACGGTGCAGGGCGCGCTGGAGCTGCTGGGCATTCCCTACACCGGCTCCGGCGTCATGGCCTCGGCCGTGGCCATGGACAAGGTCATGACCAAGCGCATCTGGCAGGCCGACGGGCTGCCCACGCCGCGCTACGCGCGCCTGGCCTTCGACCAGCAGAGCCGCGAGCAGATCATGGCGGTCCCCGACGTGCTGGGCCTGCCGCTGATCGTGAAACCGCCGCGCGAGGGCTCCTCCATCGGCGTGACCAAGGTCCAGGGCTACTCGCAGATGCAGGACGCCGTCGCCCTGGCCGTGCGCTATGACACCGACGTCCTGTGCGAGGAGTTCATCGAGGGCGAGGAAGTCACCTGCGCCGTGCTGGGCAGCGGCCTGCACGCACAGGCGCTGCCGGTGGTGCGCATCGCCGCGCCCGAGGGCGCCTACGACTACCAGAACAAGTACTTCACCGACGACGTGAAGTACCACTGCCCGAGCGGCCTGCCGGAGGCCGAGGAGCATGAGATCCGGCGCATCTCGCTGGCCGCCTACCACCAGCTCGGCTGCCGCGGCTGGGGCCGCGCCGACCTGATGATCCGCGCCAGCGACCGCAAGCCTTTCCTGCTGGAGATGAACACCTCGCCGGGCATGACCAGCCATTCGCTGGTGCCCATGTCTGCGCGCGCGGCGGGGATCTCCTATGAGGATCTCTGCTTGCGCGTGCTGGCTTCCGCCACGCTCGATTCGAAGGCGGAGGTCTGATGGCCGAAAGCATCCCCGTGCCCTTCGACGTCAAGCTCATGAACGTGACCGCGACCCTGGTGTACGCGTTGTTCGCGCTCGTGCTGCTGGCGGCGGGTGCGTGGTGGGTGCTGCGCCAGCCCTTCTTCCCGCTCGCCGGCATCAAGGTCGACGGCGAGGTCACGCACAACAACGCGGTCACGCTGCGTGCCAACGTCACGCCGCAGCTGGCCGGGAACTTCTTCACCGTGGACCTGGCGAAGGCCCGCGCCGCCTTCGAGACCGTGCCCTGGGTGCGGAAGGCGGTGGTGCGGCGGGAGTTCCCCAACAAGCTGCGCGCGACGCTCACCGAGCATGTGCCGGTGGCGCACTGGGGCAACGAAGCGGATTCGCGCCTGATCAACGGATTCGGCGAAGTCTTCGATGCCAATGTCGCCGAGGTCGACGATGAGCTGCCGCGTCTCGACGGTCCGCCCGAGCAGGCCGGCCAGGTGCTGGGCATGTACCGCGTGCTGCAGCCGCTGTTCGCGCCCTACGAATTGGTGATCGACCAACTCGCGCTGTCGCGCCGCGGCAGCTGGCGCGTGCTGCTGGACAGCGGCGCGGTGCTCGAACTCGGGCGCGGCCGCGCCGAGGAAGTGGCCGCGCGCACGCAGCGTTTCCTGACCACGGTGGCGCCGGTCGCCCGGCAGTACGGGCGCACCCTCACCTCGGTCGAGGGTGCCGACCTGCGGCACAACGAAGGCTATGCGCTGCGGTTGCGCGGCGTCACCACGGTCACGACAGAGCCGCCACCCCCCAGGAAGAAATAGAGAGAGCAGAGGAATTCATGTCCAAGGAATACAAAGACCTGGTTGTCGGACTCGACATCGGCACCGCCAAGGTGATGGCAGTGGTGGCCGAGGTGCTGCCCACCGGCGAGCTCAAGCTGGCGGGGCTGGGCATCGCGCCCAGCAACGGGCTCAAGCGCGGCGTGGTGGTGAACATCGATGCCACGGTGCAGAGCATCCAGCAGGCGCTGAAGGAAGCGGAGCTGATGGCCGACTGCAAGATCAGCCGCGTCTACACCGGCATCACCGGCAGCCATATCCGCGGCATCAATTCGAGCGGCATGGTGGCGGTCAAGGACAAGGAAGTGACGCAGGCCGACGTGGCGCGCGTGGTGGAGACCGCGCGCGCGATCAACATCTCCAGCGACCAGCGCCTGCTGTTGGTGGAGCCGCAGGAGTTCGTGATCGACGGCCAGGATGTGAAGGAGCCGATCGGCATGAGCGGCATGCGCCTCGAAGCCAAGGTGCACATCGTCACCGGCGCGCAGAGCGCGGCCGAGAACATCATCAAGTGCGTGCGCCGCTGCGGGCTGGAGGTCGACCAGCTGATGCTGAACCCGCTGGCCTCCAGCCAGGCGGTGCTGACCGAGGACGAGCGCGAGCTGGGCGTGGTGCTGGTGGACATCGGCGCCGGCACCACGGACGTGGCCATCTTCACCAACGGCGCGATCCGCCACACCGCGGTGATCCCGATCGCCGGCGACCTCATCACCAGTGACATTGCGATGGCGCTGCGCACGCCCACCAAGGACGCCGAGGACATCAAGGTCGAGAACGGCTATGCCAAGCAGCTGCTGGCCGATCCCGAGACGCAGGTCGAGGTGCCCGGGCTCGGCGACCGCGGGCCGCGGATGCTCAGCAAGCAGGCGCTGGCCGGCGTGATCGAGCCGCGCGTGGAAGAGATCTTCTCGCTGGTGCAGCAGGTGGTGCGCGAGTCGGGCTACGAGGAGGTGCTGTCCTCCGGCGTCGTGCTGACCGGCGGCAGCGCGGTGATGCCCGGCATGGTCGAGCTCGGCGAGGACATCTTCCTGAAGCCGGTGCGGCGCGGGATCCCGAAGTATTCGAGCGCGCTCTCGGACATGGTCGCGCAGCCGCGTGCCGCGACCGTGATGGGCCTGCTCGAGGAGGCGCGTTTTGCAAGGCTGCGCGGCTTCAAGGTCGCGCAGAAGAACGGCTCGGTGAAAACCGCGTTCGGCCGATTCAAGGATTTCATCGTGGGGAACTTCTGACGATGACCAGCACACCACTTTGGCTCGCCATGAGCCCCCTTCGACATTTCAACGAGCGATGGCGGCGCACCGGTCCGCCAAAGGAGCGCAGACGGTGACCCTGAAAACAACCCATTCGTACAAACAAGGCAACTGCAATATCAAGGAGTCAGAAATGGCCATCGAAATGATCGAGATCGAAGAATTCAACCAAGGCACCCAGATCAAGGTGATCGGCGTGGGCGGCGGGGGCGGCAATGCAGTCGCCCACATGATCGAGCGCCGCGTGCAGGGCGTGGAGTTCATCTGCGCCAACACGGACGCGCAGGCCCTCCAGCGCAGCAACGCGCACAAGACCATCCAGCTCGGCACCAATGGGCTGGGCGCGGGCAGCAAGCCCGAGAAGGGCCGCGATGCGGCCGAGGCGGCGGTGGACGACATCCGCGGCGCCATCAACGGCGCGCACATGCTGTTCATCACGGCCGGCATGGGCGGCGGCACCGGCACCGGTGCGGCGCCGGTGATCGCGCGCGTGGCCAAGGAGATGGGCATCCTCACGGTGGGCGTGGTGACCAAGCCCTTCGACTGGGAAGGCGGCCGCCGCATGACCAATGCCGACAGCGGCCTGACCGAGCTGGAGGCGAACGTCGACTCGCTGATCGTGGTGCTCAACGAGAAGCTGCTCGACGTGCTGGGCGAGGACGTCACCCAGGACGAGGCCTTCGCGCACGCCAACGACGTGCTGAAGAACGCCGTCGGCGGCATCTCGGAGATCATCAACGAGTACGGCGGCGTGAACGTCGACTTCGAGGACGTGCGCACCGTGATGGGCGAGCCCGGCAAGGCCATGATGGGCACGGCCGCGGCCTCCGGCCCGGATCGCGCGCGCATCGCGGCCGAACAGGCGGTGGCCTGCCCGCTGCTCGAGGGTATCGACCTCTCGGGCGCCAAGGGTGTGCTGGTGCTGGTGAC
Above is a window of Variovorax sp. RA8 DNA encoding:
- the ftsA gene encoding cell division protein FtsA; this encodes MSKEYKDLVVGLDIGTAKVMAVVAEVLPTGELKLAGLGIAPSNGLKRGVVVNIDATVQSIQQALKEAELMADCKISRVYTGITGSHIRGINSSGMVAVKDKEVTQADVARVVETARAINISSDQRLLLVEPQEFVIDGQDVKEPIGMSGMRLEAKVHIVTGAQSAAENIIKCVRRCGLEVDQLMLNPLASSQAVLTEDERELGVVLVDIGAGTTDVAIFTNGAIRHTAVIPIAGDLITSDIAMALRTPTKDAEDIKVENGYAKQLLADPETQVEVPGLGDRGPRMLSKQALAGVIEPRVEEIFSLVQQVVRESGYEEVLSSGVVLTGGSAVMPGMVELGEDIFLKPVRRGIPKYSSALSDMVAQPRAATVMGLLEEARFARLRGFKVAQKNGSVKTAFGRFKDFIVGNF
- a CDS encoding D-alanine--D-alanine ligase, with the protein product MNPQDFGKVAVLFGGTSAEREISIMSGTGVLEALRSRGVDAHAFDPAVRELVELKHEGFARCFVVLHGRHGEDGTVQGALELLGIPYTGSGVMASAVAMDKVMTKRIWQADGLPTPRYARLAFDQQSREQIMAVPDVLGLPLIVKPPREGSSIGVTKVQGYSQMQDAVALAVRYDTDVLCEEFIEGEEVTCAVLGSGLHAQALPVVRIAAPEGAYDYQNKYFTDDVKYHCPSGLPEAEEHEIRRISLAAYHQLGCRGWGRADLMIRASDRKPFLLEMNTSPGMTSHSLVPMSARAAGISYEDLCLRVLASATLDSKAEV
- a CDS encoding cell division protein FtsQ/DivIB encodes the protein MAESIPVPFDVKLMNVTATLVYALFALVLLAAGAWWVLRQPFFPLAGIKVDGEVTHNNAVTLRANVTPQLAGNFFTVDLAKARAAFETVPWVRKAVVRREFPNKLRATLTEHVPVAHWGNEADSRLINGFGEVFDANVAEVDDELPRLDGPPEQAGQVLGMYRVLQPLFAPYELVIDQLALSRRGSWRVLLDSGAVLELGRGRAEEVAARTQRFLTTVAPVARQYGRTLTSVEGADLRHNEGYALRLRGVTTVTTEPPPPRKK
- the ftsZ gene encoding cell division protein FtsZ, with translation MAIEMIEIEEFNQGTQIKVIGVGGGGGNAVAHMIERRVQGVEFICANTDAQALQRSNAHKTIQLGTNGLGAGSKPEKGRDAAEAAVDDIRGAINGAHMLFITAGMGGGTGTGAAPVIARVAKEMGILTVGVVTKPFDWEGGRRMTNADSGLTELEANVDSLIVVLNEKLLDVLGEDVTQDEAFAHANDVLKNAVGGISEIINEYGGVNVDFEDVRTVMGEPGKAMMGTAAASGPDRARIAAEQAVACPLLEGIDLSGAKGVLVLVTASKNSLKLSESKLAMTTIRAFAAEDAHVIYGAAYDESLGDEMRVTVVATGLSRQDARRQAPTLEVIRTGTDNIPFGVPTLGGTLQGQPGQPNYDGMAVPSVWRTNRTMAAAKVDALSTGGMDDIEIPAFLRRQAD